The proteins below come from a single Corylus avellana chromosome ca3, CavTom2PMs-1.0 genomic window:
- the LOC132175271 gene encoding putative glucuronosyltransferase PGSIP7 isoform X1, whose protein sequence is MGWKEEERKVVGLMRFVLLILVAACGTTSPAYGEASQQRNAYATMMYMGTPRDYEFYVAIRVMLRSLARLNVDADLVVIASVDVPLRWVHALEQEDGAKVVRVENLNNPYKDQPNFDRRFKLTLNKLYAWSLVDYDRVIMLDADNLFLQKTDELFQCGKFCAVFINPCIFHTGLFVLQPSKEVFNDMVHELEIARDNPDGADQGFIGSYFSDLLDQPMFHLPPNGTKLVGTYRLPLGYQMDATYYYLRLRWSVPCGPNSVITFPGAPWLKPWYWWAWPVLPLGISWHEQRRQTLGYAAEVPAVLIQCVIYLGIIAMTRLARPSFSKLCYRRSEKNTSLIQIGIKTIAIWSILASYVVPFFIIPHTVHPLLGWSLYLLGSLSLCSIAINAFLLPMLPLLVPWLGIFGSLLVMAFPWYPDGVVRALAVFGYAFCAAPFLWVAMVKVMACLQVSIEREAFFPKLGESSPPSGFNKLY, encoded by the exons ATGGGTTggaaagaggaggagaggaaGGTTGTTGGGTTAATGAGATTTGTGTTGCTGATATTAGTAGCCGCCTGTGGAACGACGTCGCCGGCGTATGGAGAAGCATCGCAGCAGAGGAACGCCTACGCGACGATGATGTACATGGGAACGCCGAGGGACTACGAGTTCTACGTGGCGATCCGTGTCATGCTCCGATCGCTTGCTCGGCTCAACGTTGATGCCGATCTCGTCGTCATTGCCTCCGTCGACGTCCCCCTCCGATGGGTCCATGCTCT GGAACAGGAAGATGGGGCAAAGGTGGTGAGGGTTGAAAATTTGAATAATCCTTACAAGGATCAGCCCAATTTCGATAGGAGATTCAAGTTGACACTGAACAAACTCTATGCGTGGAGCCTGGTGGACTACGACAGAGTCATCATGCTCGATGCTGATAATCTCTTCCTTCAGAAAACTGATGAGTTATTCCAATGTGGAAAGTTCTGTGCGGTCTTCATCAACCCTTGCATCTTTCATACCGGCCTCTTCGTTTTGCAG CCGTCAAAGGAGGTTTTCAATGACATGGTACACGAGTTGGAGATTGCACGAGACAATCCAGATGGTGCAGACCAGGGTTTTATTGGCAGCTACTTCTCAGATTTGCTTGATCAGCCAATGTTCCATCTACCCCCTAACGGCACCAAGCTTGTTGGAACCTACAGACTTCCATTAGGCTATCAAATGGATGCTACTTACTATT ATCTCAGACTCCGCTGGAGTGTGCCCTGTGGACCCAACAGTGTGATTACATTCCCTGGTGCACCATGGTTGAAGCCATGGTATTGGTGGGCATGGCCTGTCCTGCCATTAGGCATTTCATGGCACGAACAGCGTCGTCAAACTCTTGG gTATGCTGCAGAGGTGCCAGCAGTACTTATACAGTGTGTAATTTATCTGGGAATAATAGCAATGACTCGTCTAGCACGGCCGAGCTTCTCGAAGCTATGCTACCGTAGGTCGGAGAAGAACACTTCCTTGATACAAATTGGCATCAAAACTATAGCTATTTGGTCTATTCTTGCCTCCTATGTAGTACCCTTCTTCATCATTCCTCACACAGTTCATCCACTACTAGGCTGGAGCCTTTATTTGCTTGGCTCTCTCTCCCTTTGCTCCATAGCGATTAATGCATTTTTACTGCCAATGTTACCACTTTTAGTCCCATGGCTCGGGATCTTTGGGTCGCTTTTGGTCATGGCGTTTCCGTGGTATCCAGATGGGGTTGTAAGAGCTCTTGCTGTATTTGGCTATGCATTCTGTGCTGCACCATTCTTGTGGGTAGCCATGGTTAAGGTCATGGCATGCCTTCAAGTCTCAATTGAAAGGGAAGCTTTCTTCCCAAAATTGGGTGAATCTTCGCCACCTTCAGGGTTTAACAAGTTATATTGA
- the LOC132175271 gene encoding putative glucuronosyltransferase PGSIP7 isoform X2, translating to MARRKEKREVGGFLTFLLLVFAVFETTASEEKAAHSRNAYATMLYMGTPRDYEFYVATRVMIRSLVRLDVEADLVVIASLEVPLRWVRALEQEDGAKVVRVENLNNPYKDQPNFDRRFKLTLNKLYAWSLVDYDRVIMLDADNLFLQKTDELFQCGKFCAVFINPCIFHTGLFVLQPSKEVFNDMVHELEIARDNPDGADQGFIGSYFSDLLDQPMFHLPPNGTKLVGTYRLPLGYQMDATYYYLRLRWSVPCGPNSVITFPGAPWLKPWYWWAWPVLPLGISWHEQRRQTLGYAAEVPAVLIQCVIYLGIIAMTRLARPSFSKLCYRRSEKNTSLIQIGIKTIAIWSILASYVVPFFIIPHTVHPLLGWSLYLLGSLSLCSIAINAFLLPMLPLLVPWLGIFGSLLVMAFPWYPDGVVRALAVFGYAFCAAPFLWVAMVKVMACLQVSIEREAFFPKLGESSPPSGFNKLY from the exons ATGGCGCGGCGAAAAGAGAAGCGAGAAGTCGGTGGGTTCCTGACGTTTCTGTTGCTGGTGTTTGCTGTATTCGAAACGACGGCGTCCGAGGAGAAAGCGGCGCACAGTAGAAATGCGTACGCGACGATGCTGTACATGGGGACGCCGAGGGACTACGAGTTCTACGTGGCCACGCGCGTGATGATCAGATCCCTCGTCAGGCTCGACGTGGAAGCGGATCTCGTCGTCATTGCGTCCCTCGAGGTCCCTCTCCGATGGGTCCGAGCTCT GGAACAGGAAGATGGGGCAAAGGTGGTGAGGGTTGAAAATTTGAATAATCCTTACAAGGATCAGCCCAATTTCGATAGGAGATTCAAGTTGACACTGAACAAACTCTATGCGTGGAGCCTGGTGGACTACGACAGAGTCATCATGCTCGATGCTGATAATCTCTTCCTTCAGAAAACTGATGAGTTATTCCAATGTGGAAAGTTCTGTGCGGTCTTCATCAACCCTTGCATCTTTCATACCGGCCTCTTCGTTTTGCAG CCGTCAAAGGAGGTTTTCAATGACATGGTACACGAGTTGGAGATTGCACGAGACAATCCAGATGGTGCAGACCAGGGTTTTATTGGCAGCTACTTCTCAGATTTGCTTGATCAGCCAATGTTCCATCTACCCCCTAACGGCACCAAGCTTGTTGGAACCTACAGACTTCCATTAGGCTATCAAATGGATGCTACTTACTATT ATCTCAGACTCCGCTGGAGTGTGCCCTGTGGACCCAACAGTGTGATTACATTCCCTGGTGCACCATGGTTGAAGCCATGGTATTGGTGGGCATGGCCTGTCCTGCCATTAGGCATTTCATGGCACGAACAGCGTCGTCAAACTCTTGG gTATGCTGCAGAGGTGCCAGCAGTACTTATACAGTGTGTAATTTATCTGGGAATAATAGCAATGACTCGTCTAGCACGGCCGAGCTTCTCGAAGCTATGCTACCGTAGGTCGGAGAAGAACACTTCCTTGATACAAATTGGCATCAAAACTATAGCTATTTGGTCTATTCTTGCCTCCTATGTAGTACCCTTCTTCATCATTCCTCACACAGTTCATCCACTACTAGGCTGGAGCCTTTATTTGCTTGGCTCTCTCTCCCTTTGCTCCATAGCGATTAATGCATTTTTACTGCCAATGTTACCACTTTTAGTCCCATGGCTCGGGATCTTTGGGTCGCTTTTGGTCATGGCGTTTCCGTGGTATCCAGATGGGGTTGTAAGAGCTCTTGCTGTATTTGGCTATGCATTCTGTGCTGCACCATTCTTGTGGGTAGCCATGGTTAAGGTCATGGCATGCCTTCAAGTCTCAATTGAAAGGGAAGCTTTCTTCCCAAAATTGGGTGAATCTTCGCCACCTTCAGGGTTTAACAAGTTATATTGA